The nucleotide window GCCTGCCCTGCTAGACTGACGGTATGACTTCCGCTTCCTCACCCGATAAGCCGCTGGATGAGTTTTCGCTGATCCGGCGGTACTTCCATCATGCCGCCCGGCTCGCGGGCCAGGATGCCAGTGTGGTGCTGGGGCCGGGTGATGATGCCGCGCTCCTCACTCCTCCCGCAGGCCATCAGCTGGTCATGACCCAGGACACCAGCCTTGAGGGCCGCCATTTTCCGGATGACATGGCCGCGTCGGATGTGGGGTACCGCTGTCTGGCGGTGAACCTTTCTGATCTGGCGGCCATGGGCGCAACCCCACTGTGGTTTCTGCTGTCGTTGACGCTCCCCGAGGTGAACGAGGCATGGTTGGCCGATTTCTCCCGGGGTATGTTCGAGCTAGCCGACGCCTCCGGTATTGCACTTGTGGGCGGGGATATTACCCGCGGTCCGCTGGCCATTTCGATACAGGCCACCGGTGCGGTCCCTGCTGGTCAGGCATTGTTGCGCAGTGGCGCCCGGGTTGGCGATGTGATCTGTTTGGGTGGCGTGACTGGAGCAGGCTTGCACGGACTTCACCTCTGGCAGCAGGGTGTGCGTCAGGGGCCGGCCATCGCTCATTTTCGACGGCCGCAGCCGCAACTGGCACTGGGACTTGCCCTGCGAGGTGTCGCGACCGCCTGCATTGATCTATCCGATGGGCTGCTGGCGGACCTGAATCATGTGCTGATGGCGTCGGGGGGGCTGGGTGCCCGGCTGGAAGAAGCGTGTTTGCCGCTGGATGCTGCTATTCTTCGCGACTGCCCCCACGACGAGCAGCGCCGCTTGCAGCTGCAGGGGGGCGACGACTATCTGTTGCTGTTTACCTTGCCCCAGGGCGTAAAGCTGCCAGAGGCTTGCTTTGCCATCGGTCGAGTTGAGGAACAGTCAGGGATTCGGCTGCTGACCAGCGCGGGTGAAACCCGTCAGCTGGAAGCCAGAGGCTGGCAGCATTTTGGTTAGAGCCGCTTTCAAGCAACACGCTTCACGCGGCACGCAAAACCAGAGATCAAAAAACAGAAAAGAGGAACCGCATGGAACTGAAACGTCCGAAGATGAGTAACCCGGTGCACTTTCTGGCCTTTGGCTTTGGCTCCGGGTTGGCGCCGATTGCGCCGGGAACCTTCGGGACAGTGGCGGCCATGCCGATCTGGTGGCTGTGCGCGCAGTTACCCCTGTGGGGCTATCTGCTGGCCACGGCGCTGGTGATTCTGGTGGGCCCGTACCTGTGCGGCAAGACCTCCCGCGACATGAATGTGCATGACCACCCCGGTATTGTCTGGGATGAAATTGCCGGCCTGCTGGTGACCATGGTTGCCGTGCCGATTACGCCGCTGGGCGCGCTGGCCGGCTTCCTGGCATTCCGGTTCTTCGACATCATCAAACCCTGGCCGATCGGCTGGTTGGATCGTCGGGTGGAAGGCGGGCTGGGCATCATGGTGGATGACCTCCTGGCCGGTGTTTATGCGGCCGTGGTCATGCAGCTTTTGATCTTCTTCCTGCCCGCCGCATTTACCTGAGCGC belongs to Alcanivorax sediminis and includes:
- a CDS encoding phosphatidylglycerophosphatase A family protein produces the protein MELKRPKMSNPVHFLAFGFGSGLAPIAPGTFGTVAAMPIWWLCAQLPLWGYLLATALVILVGPYLCGKTSRDMNVHDHPGIVWDEIAGLLVTMVAVPITPLGALAGFLAFRFFDIIKPWPIGWLDRRVEGGLGIMVDDLLAGVYAAVVMQLLIFFLPAAFT
- the thiL gene encoding thiamine-phosphate kinase, producing the protein MTSASSPDKPLDEFSLIRRYFHHAARLAGQDASVVLGPGDDAALLTPPAGHQLVMTQDTSLEGRHFPDDMAASDVGYRCLAVNLSDLAAMGATPLWFLLSLTLPEVNEAWLADFSRGMFELADASGIALVGGDITRGPLAISIQATGAVPAGQALLRSGARVGDVICLGGVTGAGLHGLHLWQQGVRQGPAIAHFRRPQPQLALGLALRGVATACIDLSDGLLADLNHVLMASGGLGARLEEACLPLDAAILRDCPHDEQRRLQLQGGDDYLLLFTLPQGVKLPEACFAIGRVEEQSGIRLLTSAGETRQLEARGWQHFG